In the genome of Dickeya fangzhongdai, one region contains:
- the tsaD gene encoding tRNA (adenosine(37)-N6)-threonylcarbamoyltransferase complex transferase subunit TsaD: protein MRVLGIETSCDETGVAIYDTQAGLLANQLYSQVKLHADYGGVVPELASRDHVRKTVPLIQAALKDAGLQHSDIDGVAYTAGPGLVGALLVGATVGRSLAFAWDVPAIPVHHMEGHLLAPMLEDNPPAFPFVALLVSGGHTQLISVTGIGEYRLLGESIDDAAGEAFDKTAKLLGLDYPGGPLLSKMAQGGHSDRFVFPRPMTDRPGLDFSFSGLKTFAANTIRENGSDPQTQADIARAFEDAVVDTLAIKCRRALDETGFSRLVMAGGVSANRTLRQRLADIMAKRGGDVFYARPEFCTDNGAMIAYAGAVRLAQGVTDELGITVRPRWPLAELPAL from the coding sequence ATGCGCGTATTGGGTATTGAAACATCCTGCGATGAAACCGGGGTCGCGATTTATGACACGCAGGCCGGGCTACTGGCGAATCAGCTTTACAGCCAGGTGAAGTTGCATGCCGATTATGGCGGCGTGGTGCCTGAGTTGGCCTCCCGCGATCATGTTCGCAAGACCGTGCCGCTGATTCAGGCGGCGTTGAAAGACGCCGGGCTACAGCACAGTGATATCGATGGCGTCGCTTACACGGCCGGCCCTGGTCTGGTTGGGGCGCTGCTGGTCGGTGCGACGGTAGGGCGCTCGCTGGCGTTTGCCTGGGATGTGCCGGCCATTCCGGTGCATCACATGGAAGGTCACTTGCTGGCGCCGATGCTGGAAGATAATCCGCCGGCGTTTCCGTTTGTCGCGCTGCTGGTGTCCGGCGGTCATACCCAGTTGATCAGCGTTACCGGCATTGGCGAATACCGGTTGCTGGGTGAGTCCATTGACGATGCGGCTGGCGAGGCGTTCGACAAAACCGCCAAGCTGCTGGGGCTGGATTATCCCGGTGGGCCGTTGCTGTCGAAAATGGCGCAAGGCGGGCATTCCGACCGTTTTGTTTTTCCCCGGCCGATGACCGATCGACCCGGTCTGGATTTTAGTTTCTCCGGGCTGAAGACTTTCGCCGCCAATACTATCCGTGAAAACGGCAGCGATCCGCAGACGCAGGCGGATATCGCGCGGGCGTTTGAAGATGCGGTGGTGGATACGTTGGCCATCAAATGCCGGCGTGCGCTTGATGAGACAGGGTTCAGCCGGCTGGTGATGGCCGGCGGCGTGAGCGCCAACCGGACATTGCGCCAGCGGCTGGCGGACATCATGGCGAAACGAGGCGGCGACGTGTTCTATGCCCGCCCTGAATTCTGTACCGACAACGGCGCGATGATTGCTTATGCCGGAGCGGTTCGTCTTGCCCAGGGCGTGACGGATGAGCTTGGCATCACGGTTCGGCCGCGTTGGCCGCTGGCTGAATTGCCTGCGCTGTGA
- the argR gene encoding transcriptional regulator ArgR, with product MRNSTKQEDLVKAFKALLKEEKFSSQSEIVQALQDDGFENINQSKVSRMLTKFGAVRTRNAKMEMVYCLPAELGVPTTTSPLKNLVLDVDYNDAVVVIHTSPGAAQLIARLLDSLGKSEGILGTIAGDDTIFTTPARGFSVKQLYEAILVLFEQEL from the coding sequence ATGCGTAACTCCACTAAACAAGAAGATCTGGTTAAGGCGTTCAAAGCGCTGTTAAAAGAAGAGAAATTCAGTTCGCAAAGCGAAATTGTGCAGGCGCTGCAGGACGATGGATTCGAGAACATCAACCAGTCCAAGGTATCCCGCATGCTGACCAAGTTTGGCGCGGTGCGTACCCGCAACGCGAAGATGGAAATGGTTTACTGTCTGCCTGCCGAACTGGGTGTCCCCACCACCACCAGCCCGCTAAAAAACCTGGTGCTGGACGTGGATTACAACGACGCGGTGGTCGTGATTCACACCAGCCCTGGCGCAGCCCAGCTGATCGCCCGCCTGCTGGACTCGCTGGGCAAATCGGAAGGGATTCTCGGCACCATCGCCGGCGACGATACCATTTTCACCACCCCAGCCCGGGGCTTCAGCGTCAAGCAACTGTATGAAGCAATACTGGTATTGTTTGAACAGGAACTGTAA